Below is a genomic region from Ailuropoda melanoleuca isolate Jingjing chromosome 8, ASM200744v2, whole genome shotgun sequence.
GAGATGAGATGAGAGGTTAGCCAAGAATCGCTGTCAATTGGGCATCTACTTTTGACAGGTAATTTTCTCGTCtacaaagtaaatttaaatttaataacagTGACGTCTGGAGTCTCAATTTAACTTCCAGATAAGAGGCTGGAATTTCCAAGAAGTTACATAAATTGCCCCAGCTCAAATTAAGCAATAGCAACAGAATCTGAGCTCAGAACCCACACAAATCCCCTCTCTCTCCACTAAACTACAGTGTTCCCCAAATCAAGGATGGTGGCTCATATACTCACTGTCCTCATTGTCCCTAAACTCCTAAATCAAAAAACGAGAATCAGAAAGTACATACATTTAAATTGATTGGCATGCTACGAAGTAGAAAGAGGTGGCAGCAGAACGACAGCAAAACTGTGCAACTAGAACTGTTGACAAAGTTAATCGAACAGAATCTAATATTTGTTTTCCCATAACACGGCCTCTAACAGAAATCTCCCAGGAAATGCATACATCTCACACTGTTTCAGGTCCTCCATCATTTTTGCTACTCACCTGTACAAAGACGAGTCTCCATAAACCAAGGAATTGCACCTTGGCACTTCTGATAAACACTGCCATCTAACCGATACCTAGAAACAAAGAGTCATGTCATTTTGCCATCTGGTGACCACGAAGTTAAGCAAGGCTGTTGGCTCAAAGCAGACTCACCACTTTTAGGACAAGAAATAATAGGGACAAATATGTAGCCAGCATCAGCACCATCCATCCATCGCATAGGCAGCATTTCCACGCATGCAACAACAGTGCAATCAACCCTTCTGCGAAGAGGTGACAAGGAAGGCTCTTTGAGTTAAATGCAGAGAGCAGAGCTTGTAGTGTGCATGGATAAGCCAGACCTGGTTCAGGCTGAGGCAGCCCTCACTCACCCTTCGTCGCAAGAAGAGTTAACATCTAGTCTAACAAATTGATCCTGGGGTTTGTTGAAGACTTGCTCTTCAATAGGCTCACACTCCGCCGCTAAGAAAAGAGACCTGCATGAGAAATCAGCTGAAGGCAACCTCAAAACCATAAAACATCTACATGCAAAGCCTGGCACCTTTGCATTCGGGGGCATTGGGTGTCCACACCCCCTCAGAGGTACAACGTATGGATTCTTTCCCCACGAGCACATAGCCAGGGTCACAGCTGTACTTTACAGATGTTCCTGGGTCAAAGCGGACCATGTATCCACCTTCCTTTTGTCCATTGAGGATTTTAGGAGGGGCTTGGCaccctaaaggaaaagaaaattttttcttatataaacaacagaaagaaacaaagatattaTTAATATGTAGCTCAGTTTGGGGTAATTTTAGATCAatggttcatctttttttttttttttcatttctgtacttAGGCTGCCGCAGACTTTGTTCAGTTTCTACTTGGGGCTctaactcttctcttttttttttagggactCATCTCTGATGTGTTTAATGGGATATaaccctggggtgggggttttgctgacttctcttaaaaaattactattgaaacaaacagcactttttttttttccctagagaaaGAGGCAACTTAGTGATCCCTAATGCTTTTTCTCCTGGGATACTCCCACAAAATGGAACAACAGTGGAGGGGTGATGTTAAGAAAACCGATATAATTTATATTCGCTATATGTAGCAGAATTGAGGGgactagaaactggaaaaggcccTACTTAAATCCATAACCCCATCCTGTaactctttaaaagaaatgaatcagTAGCACCTTCTCTGAGTATCGGAACACCCACCCTTTTCGCAGACTGGTGCCGATGGCTCCCATATGCCTTGGGCATTACATCGGATTGCCTTGCTGCCCTTTAGGGTGAAGCCATATGTGCAAGCAAATACCACGGTGTCGTTATAGGAATATCGCTCTTTCTGCCCAGATGATATTTGGCCTCTTTGGATCTGGGGAGGTGGACACTGAATGGAAGAACTAGAAAGTTCACAGCTTGGGGCAGGGTCACTCCAGATTCCAGTCTTCTGACTATTGGTGATACAACGGATAGTCTTCTTCCCCATAAGGATGTAGCTTACTCCTTTCTCTGGGTCCGGGTCACAGGTGTAAGTGACTGTGCTTCCATAAGGAATGTTCTCTGAAGAGCTGCCTGTATGTCTTCCATTGAGAATAGAAGGAGGTGGCAGGCAAAGAATTTCTAGAGAAATTAGAAATGACAAGATTGCAGCTGTACCTCAAATGAAGAATGCCTTGGATGTTGCTTGTACCATGTCCCCTCCTAGGATCAGGGACAGTGATACTTGAATCTGTAACATACCAATCAAGGCAGCTAAAGcaatatgattttaaaagtagGATTTAGAACTTTATTCCTGAGTATATCTACTGGGGTgatcctttgatttcttctacTGAAAATGCAATCCCCTTTCTGTGCCTGGCCTGGCTGGCAAGTCTACAGAGCTTTCAGAGAAGGAAGACCCTAGGAACCCTGTTTCACTTGAGTAAGCAGAGAGTAAGGAGGTGGCTGAAGGATGCTTCAGTGAAGAACTTACCCCTTCGAGATGTCTACGTGAGATCTCTGCTCTATAAGATTCTGTATAGTAATGACTGGACCAAAAGCTTTTTGTTAAGCTGAGAATGAAATGTTCTGTTCAAGGACCAGGGAACTAGCTACAAACCACAGTTTTCTAACCTACCTTTGCATACTGGCATCCTGGTCCAAGACGCCCGCTGTCCAGCAATTACGCATTGACTGGAAGATTGGCCTTGTAACCGATACCTGGGGACAGAGGGGGATTGTTCAGGACGAGAAGGCAGCAGGTGTTGCAGAAACAGCCTCCACTTAAAATTCAAGACAAATTCACTTAATTATGCGTACCAACTCCTTTCATAAGCATTCTCTCTCCCAGCTTCACCGTAGGCTATCCCTGGATTCTCACAGAGGAACCCTTGGCAGGTGTCACAGGTCACACCATGCACACATAAACCCAGTGAATTAAATCTCCAAGGCCCTCCTGATACTCACCCTTCATTACAGTCAAAGTTCACAGTTGCACCAACCCGAAGACTTGGAGGGCCCTTTATCCATCCATTGAGAAAAGGTCCTGGAGGTTCACACTGTGCCTCTAAGGAAAGAAgccctaattaattaattaattaattaattaattaattaattaacgttagagagagagagagggagagtgcgtgCACCTAAGTTGGGGGGAACAGCCaaggtggagagagggaaagagaatctcaagcagactctaggctcagcatgaagcccaatgtgggtctccatcttgcaaccctgagatcatgaccagagccaaaatcaagtctgaGGCTAatgtgactgagccactcaggtaccccagaATAGCCCCAATTCTTAAAATTTGTTGTAAATGTAGATACCTTTACATGTGGGAATAACAGCACTCCAGTTCCCCGAAGACAAACATCTAATGGTCTTTTCTCCAACAAGCAAGTAACCAGGTTCACAGCTGTAAGTCACAGATAATCCTGGGGCAAAGGGGCCAACCCCCTCCCCTGTGTGAGATCCATTGGGGATGGTGGGAAGCGGTGGACACTCCTGGGGGAAATCTTTACAAACACACATTAGGAAAAAGGCCATCAGATGACATACCCTTCACAATCGAGATTTTGACTTAATACATAGATCCAAACATTCAGCCTTTTAAAGATCAGACAGGTGTGGCTTAAGTGTATGCATTTTATACCACAAAtggtacatttttgtttttagctaCAAGAATTACATTTGCCTTGCGAAAAATTTCAATTACCAAAGAAAGTTCATTTTCGCCCATACTCTCCTCCTACCCATAGCCTGTTCTCTGCATCAAAAGTAGCATGTTATTATTTAGGGGCTCATCCTGCCTCACATTAGTAATATACATTTTGGGGATcctatatatgatacatatatacacatagtatgtgtatgtatgttcaCTTAATACATATTattctatgcctttttttttgcttaataatCTGTCTATATTTTCGCAAGTCAATACGTATAGATCTATCTAAATCTTTCTAAAGGTTTAATTGTTTTCCACGGTCACTCCATTTTTTTACTATCTTAAGATCTTCCTTACCTCCaagattatatacatatttatagacaGATCcatatttttctaatgatttgaCAGCCTTTTCAATTCAATTGATTTAGAACTTATCAATGCTGTTCTTTATTAAGAAAACGGCTAATTTTGATGGTATAAATTTTGTCAAGTACTGCCAGTCCCTGTAATTGTGTATTGAAATTCAGCTTTAGGTTTCAGCCACAACATAAACCAAAccaaatgttaagaaaatgaagaacttATAGTGGCCCCTATCTTTAAAGTCATTCGATCTGAAATGCTATGGCTTCATAGGTGACTTGGACAATAGTGGACCACTTCAGAAAATATCCATAGAGGCCACAGATAACAGAGCATCATTTCTGCCAGAATAGCCCAATGCCTATTCAAAGATGAGTTTTAAATCCATtgggcgggggcacctgggtggctcagtcaaggttgagtgtctacctttggctagggtcatgatcccggggttctgggatcgagtccctcattgggttccctgcccagcgggaagtctgcttctctgcctttcccctcactcattcccccccccactcaaatatataaaatctttcaaataaataaataaatccataggGTATATTTTGCTATTAGATCCCACATTTCTTCTCAATTTAACAGTAACCCAGATACATAGTTTAAAACCATCTAATTTCCACATCCCAAACAACTCTGACCCCCATCCTTGTGAGACTTATTCCATTCAATTATTAGGTATGTTCAGTTacattttcccattattttttgCTCTAttgatgtttgttgaatgaacattTATATCCCTCCAGGactaaggaaaaacaagaaaccataattttcccccttttccctcccctccactcccaccatTCATACATCCACACTGTTCTTCCGTCAGAATGAAAATTTGATCTGCACAGAAATGCAAGGTTTCAGCCTCCCCACTcagctttgtgtttgtttttacttacCACTCTCACAGGTTGGTAGTGGTGTTGGCCCCCAGGTTCCATTTGCTTGGCACCAAACAGATTTGTTTCCTTTCATGGTGAAGTTGGTATTACAGGTAAATGTCACAGAATCACCATGTCTGTATGGTGGtctagattttttatttctgtatcctcCTGCCACTATGGGCTCAGGGCAAAGAGAATTTGTATTATGATATTCACATACAGGAGCAGCTTTATCCCAGATTCCTTTCACTTGGTCTTTACTTGTACAAAAAAGGATTCTTTCTCCAATGAGCTTGAAGGCTTTAAAACAAGAGTACCTTACCACGGTGTTAAGAGGTATGGAACCAGTAGAATAACTATTCCAACCATTTTTGATAGGAGGAGGAGGGTCACAAGAAATCCCTGAAAAGTAAACAAGGAAATATGTGGTCATACTAATCCTGACAatgaaaagatttaaatttagatGAAAGGTCCAAAAATAGGTCATGTCACTTTTTCAGACAGATAAACATTTGTATAATTTACTTCTTACTCATAGTCCGTGCTTAGCCCCAACCTCCTAACTTCTTACATTTCTCTCCATCTGCAGCAAACAAATCAACGGGTCTATAAACTCCATCCTGACCAAACAgtaacaatgaaacagaatttattgaatactttagAGTCTCATCAATTTTCTAGTGAAACAAAAGGCAAACAGCACAGAAGAAGAATCTTAATAATACGTTAATCACATGTGGGGAGGCACCACGCACTAGTGAAATTTGAGCTCAATAGACTTGGTTTCAAATCGCCACTGTCATTCAATAGCTGTGTGACTAGGCAAGCCTTaccctctctaagcctcaatttctttgtCTATAGTATGATCCAAGCTACTTCATAAGGTTACAAGAAGAATCCAGTGAGATAAAAGTACCTGAAAATGACAAGTATGATACCTGGAACATACTAATTATCCAATGCCTGTCTCAAATAGACAACTGGAGCTACAAGTGGTGAGAACACATTTTGTCTTACTACTGAAGATACGGCAGCATCACTGCAGATCCTTTGTTATCCTTTGATGCTGGACCCCTTCGAAAAAGCCCACAGAAAGTCATCAGAGGTTTTGAATAATGACCTcctagtttttatttccttgtccTAATACACATGAAGGATATTGTTTATAGCTGTGTTGATATATGCACATCTTTCCTGAATGAGTCTCAGAATAAAGGGAAAACTGCCAACATCCAGAACTTCTGGTTGATTTCCATTGAGCTCCAAGAGTTGCTCATCAGTAGGGGAACTGGCATAGGAAGACCCAGCCAAACCACTTCAGCACATCAGTGCTACTCAGTTTCAGTAGGGAGAACATTGAGagcatttatctttatatatagaATACTTGATACAATATGTAGTCAATTCAATAAATTTAGCTTTGTTCTGCATCCTAGATCATACAGAAGactggcatacacacacacacacacacacacacacatatgaataaGATGTTATGCATGGGAATACACCAAAAATCAGGGGACAAGAtctatatttgattatttttgttttctactcaCGTTCACAGACAGGAAACGTATTATTCCAGAGTACTCTCATTCCTTCTGAGACACACTGACTAGAAGATTGGCCATTTAATTGGTACCTTAAATAATAAGGGGTAGCAA
It encodes:
- the CR2 gene encoding complement receptor type 2 isoform X8; this encodes MGAAGLLCVFLAVIAPGVLGQCKFLPRYPFAKPKIESDQSEFAVGKTWEYECLPGYIKRSFSITCLKTSKWSDAQQFCKRKSCTSPGELLHGSVLIPKGAVLGSTITYSCDQGYRLIGDSSATCIISDNIVTWDKDMPLCETIPCEPPPAISNGDFYSSSREDFFYGMVVTYKCHVGPNGKKLFDLLGEKSIYCTSKDNRVGIWSGPPPQCIPPVKCPIPEVENGIMESGFGRSFSLNDTVMFRCKPGFTMKGSNIVWCQPNSKWNPPLPKCLKGCLPPPHINHGSYNILDKEFFPIGQEVSYSCDAGYTLIGTSPIQCTSLGTWSHAAPECEAKSCDAIPNQLLNGHVVAPPTLQLGAVVSFVCDKGYQLNGQSSSQCVSEGMRVLWNNTFPVCERISCDPPPPIKNGWNSYSTGSIPLNTVVRYSCFKAFKLIGERILFCTSKDQVKGIWDKAAPVCEYHNTNSLCPEPIVAGGYRNKKSRPPYRHGDSVTFTCNTNFTMKGNKSVWCQANGTWGPTPLPTCESDFPQECPPLPTIPNGSHTGEGVGPFAPGLSVTYSCEPGYLLVGEKTIRCLSSGNWSAVIPTCKEAQCEPPGPFLNGWIKGPPSLRVGATVNFDCNEGYRLQGQSSSQCVIAGQRASWTRMPVCKEILCLPPPSILNGRHTGSSSENIPYGSTVTYTCDPDPEKGVSYILMGKKTIRCITNSQKTGIWSDPAPSCELSSSSIQCPPPQIQRGQISSGQKERYSYNDTVVFACTYGFTLKGSKAIRCNAQGIWEPSAPVCEKGCQAPPKILNGQKEGGYMVRFDPGTSVKYSCDPGYVLVGKESIRCTSEGVWTPNAPECKAAECEPIEEQVFNKPQDQFVRLDVNSSCDEGRVDCTVVACVEMLPMRWMDGADAGYIFVPIISCPKSGESALSQQPCLTSWSPDGKMT